The following coding sequences are from one Flavobacteriales bacterium window:
- a CDS encoding beta-ketoacyl-[acyl-carrier-protein] synthase family protein: MGRVVVTGIGVISAIGNNAAENLAGLRSCTTGIGKAKFLDSRYADELLFGEVKLSNEELRKEFDHLNQQGLTRTELLAFVAFREAVANAGLSVEDLRSFDTALLSGTTVGGMVEMDAIYADANTNEKPSPYVNSYRSGAHTLQLVKAFGLRGYTDTMNTACSSSANSIMLGARMIKAGKAKRAIVGGVDSLAKYTVNGFNSLQIFSDEITRPFDANRKGLNLGEGAAYLVLEREEDAVGKEIWGEVRGYGNTNDAYHPSSMSPEAVGVRGAINGALKTAGLQPSDIDHVNAHGTGTENNDYTEVHGMTQIFGEIPPYVSTKSFTGHTLAAAGAIEAVFSFFSIKHQEIYPTLNWQTQMPEFNSKPQTEFSKVRIDHVLSNSFGFGGNCSSLILSKV, translated from the coding sequence ATGGGCCGTGTGGTGGTCACCGGCATTGGGGTTATTTCCGCCATCGGGAATAATGCAGCAGAAAATCTCGCAGGCCTCAGAAGTTGCACAACGGGAATTGGCAAGGCCAAGTTCCTCGATTCGCGCTACGCGGATGAATTGCTTTTCGGAGAAGTGAAACTGAGCAATGAGGAACTGCGGAAGGAATTCGATCATCTGAACCAGCAAGGTCTCACACGTACAGAACTGTTGGCATTCGTGGCTTTCCGCGAAGCAGTAGCCAACGCTGGCCTTTCAGTAGAAGACCTAAGATCGTTCGACACGGCTTTGCTTTCAGGAACAACCGTTGGCGGCATGGTGGAGATGGATGCCATTTATGCGGATGCGAATACGAATGAGAAGCCATCGCCCTACGTCAATTCGTACCGAAGTGGGGCACACACGCTGCAATTGGTCAAAGCATTCGGGTTGCGTGGTTACACGGATACCATGAACACGGCCTGTTCGTCATCAGCCAATTCCATCATGCTCGGTGCGCGGATGATCAAAGCAGGGAAAGCCAAAAGGGCTATTGTGGGCGGAGTGGACAGCTTGGCGAAATACACGGTCAATGGGTTCAATTCGTTGCAAATTTTCTCGGATGAGATCACGCGCCCGTTCGATGCCAACCGCAAAGGTTTGAACTTGGGCGAAGGCGCAGCCTACTTGGTTCTGGAGAGGGAAGAGGATGCCGTAGGAAAAGAAATTTGGGGCGAGGTCCGTGGCTACGGAAACACCAACGATGCGTATCATCCGAGTTCCATGTCGCCAGAGGCAGTTGGTGTTCGTGGCGCCATCAATGGCGCATTGAAAACGGCCGGTCTCCAACCTTCCGACATTGATCACGTGAACGCCCACGGAACAGGAACAGAGAATAACGACTACACCGAAGTACATGGAATGACGCAGATATTCGGGGAGATTCCACCGTATGTTTCCACGAAATCCTTCACAGGTCATACACTTGCTGCGGCAGGAGCAATTGAAGCTGTTTTCAGTTTTTTCAGCATCAAGCATCAGGAAATCTACCCAACCTTGAACTGGCAAACGCAAATGCCTGAGTTCAATTCCAAACCACAAACGGAATTCAGCAAAGTCAGGATCGATCATGTGCTTTCCAATTCGTTCGGGTTCGGTGGCAATTGCAGTTCACTTATTCTTTCAAAGGTTTGA
- a CDS encoding acyl carrier protein, translated as MEAAELKTKLKEQIIEYLNLLDFTPEDIDDDDQLFGPKFDLDSIDALELSVLLEREYGIKMTDPQEGRKVLVTVNTMADYILAKKAEA; from the coding sequence ATGGAAGCAGCCGAACTCAAGACCAAACTGAAAGAGCAGATCATCGAGTATCTGAATTTACTTGATTTTACCCCGGAGGATATTGACGATGATGATCAGTTGTTCGGTCCCAAATTCGACCTGGATTCTATTGACGCGTTGGAGTTGAGCGTGCTTTTGGAGCGCGAGTACGGCATTAAAATGACCGACCCGCAGGAAGGACGCAAAGTGCTGGTTACTGTGAATACCATGGCCGATTACATCTTGGCCAAGAAAGCCGAAGCGTAA
- a CDS encoding ATPase → MSTELEIVSTRVFNFPLELVFRAWTEPEHLAAWWGPKGFTNTFHEYDLRPEGHWRFTMHGPEKGNYENHAVFERIERPTFLSWYRLSQPLFRVEVSFDTVSADQTSVVFKMIFDDLDLCNTIRKFAPEKNEENFDKLEVVLAKMLAAQD, encoded by the coding sequence ATGAGTACAGAACTGGAAATCGTCAGCACACGGGTTTTCAATTTCCCGCTGGAATTGGTTTTCCGTGCGTGGACAGAACCCGAACATTTGGCTGCGTGGTGGGGACCGAAAGGTTTTACCAACACATTCCATGAATACGACCTGCGACCTGAAGGCCATTGGCGTTTTACCATGCACGGACCTGAGAAAGGCAACTATGAGAACCATGCGGTTTTCGAACGTATTGAACGGCCGACATTCCTTTCGTGGTATCGGCTTTCGCAGCCGCTGTTCAGAGTAGAGGTAAGTTTTGACACAGTTTCAGCCGATCAAACTTCGGTTGTGTTCAAAATGATCTTTGACGACCTTGATCTGTGCAACACCATCCGAAAGTTCGCACCCGAAAAGAACGAGGAGAATTTTGATAAACTGGAAGTAGTCTTAGCAAAGATGCTAGCTGCTCAGGATTGA